GTCACGAGCCCGTCGACGAGGTTCCTGGTCCCATAGCGCGTACGCGACAGATGAACCCTCGCCGTACCGCGTGGCGTCGCACTGATTTCGACACCGTCAGCGGTCGCATCGAGTACGTCGACGAACACTTCGGTGCCGCCGGCGAGGAACGAGCCGTTTTTCACCGACGCGCGGCCGCTCACCTGCTGGACTGCAGTGGCCGGCGAAGAGCCCGTCGCGGCGAGTGTCGCGTCGAGGTCGATCGCACCGCCGATTGCCGTGCCGGTCATCGGACGCCACAGCGAAAGATCCTGACTGCTCAGCACGACCGTCCCCGATGCCGCTCTCCGGGCGAGATCGATGTCGAGCTCGGCACTTCCGGTCGTTCGCGGCCCGCGCAGCGCGACGTTTCGAAGAAGCAGCCGGTTGTCCGACGGCATCGACACGTTCGCGTCAAGCGCGGCGTCGAGCTGCCCGTAGCGGCCCTTCGAACGCACCGTTGCCGACCACGTGTCCGGCAGTCCGTCGGCATTCACGTCCGCCGAGAGCGAATCGAAATGAATTCCTTCGTACGAGACGCGGCTGCCGGTGACGCTGGCGACCACGCCGAAGCGGTCGCGCGTGCCGCGTGCGGTCGCCGTCGCTTCGAGACGTCCCGCAATCGCCGCGCGCGCGGGATCGGACAGCCGCGAAAGGTTCTCCATCGTCACGTGCGCATCCGCCGACAGCGTCTTTCCATCGGTCGCGACGTCGCCTTTCGCGGTGGCCGAGATGCCGATCGAGTGCAGCTCGACCTCGCCGTGCGCAGCGCCGTCGCCGACGCTCGTCAGGTCGAGGCGAAGCGACGTCGCTCCGCCGATCAGCGCGTTCCATCCGCTTTCGCCGACGGTCACGTCCGACGCGCTCGCAGAGGCGTGGACACGCGTCTCCTCCCATCCGGACTTCATCTCCGCATCGATCTGCGCGGTGGCGCTGCCCGAGATGCTCGTGCGGTACAGGTCCGAGAGCGATCGAAGCGTCGAAGCATCCGCTCGAAGCGACGTCGTCATTCCGCTCCAGTCTTCGGTGATCGCGAATGGGCCTTCGATGCTCAGCTCGTTGCCGTCGACGACCAGGCGCGGGGTCGTGATCGTGCCGCGATCGATGTCGATCTTTCCCGCTGCAGCAAGATGCGCATCGCTTCCGAGCAATGGCATCACCGCATCGTTCAGCTCGAGCCGCTTCGCGTCGACGCTGAGCTCGAATCCCGGCACTCCGTCGCCCTGCGGATCCTTCGCGCGGAAGATCGCATGGACATTCTCGCTCGCCGCATCGAGCTTCCTCGCATCGGCGATGTCGAGCGTCGCTTCCAGACTGCCGCCGTCGGTCAGCACGCCATGTCCGTCGAGGCTCGCAGAAGAAAGATCGAAGAGCGTCAGATGCACCGGCTCGCCTTCGCGCTCGTGCACCAGCCGACCGCCGACGCGGAATTCCTTCGTCGCAAGGTCGAGCCGCCCATCGGCGACAAGATTCCGGCGGTCGGCCGAGAGCAGCGCCTGCTCGATGCGCAGCTCGACGTCTGGAGCCCACGCGCCCTTGGCGTGAAGCGTCATCGGTGCGCCGTCGCCGACGAGGTACTTCTTTCGCTGGGCGGGCACCGGATCGAACGTGCCGTCGACGACGAACGGTCCTTCGGCGTTGAACGCAAGGCTCGTCCCGGCGCGCAGCACGCCGATGTTCGACGCGGTCACATCCGCCTTGGCGTGCCAGTCGCGCATCGGGCCGGAGCCTTCGACCGAGAGCGTGACCGAGCCCGAATCCTTGAGCCGCGCGAGCGCTGCCAGCGCGCCGCCCGGACCTTCTTCGGCGTGGATCGTGCCGGCGATCTCGAGCGGCGAGCCGTGCGTCGAAAGATCGACGCGCGCGCTTCCGGTGCGGTTGTCGACGTGCGCAATGTCGAGCTTTACGCTCCCGTGGTCCCACTCTCCGAGGACTCCGCCGCCCTCGACGCGAAAGTCGGCCTGCGAGCCTCCGAGAATGCTGCCCGACAGCTCGAAGTCGTCGACGAGAAGATGTCCGATGATGAGGCGGATGAACCGGTCCCAGCGAAACGGCGTGTCGATCTCGTTCGGGCCGTCGCGCGGGAGCCGCGTCCACTGGACGCGGCCGGCATGGATATCCTCTACGCGGATGCGCCACTTCACGAGATCGAACGCGTGGAACAGGTCGAACGGATGCCACGTCGCTTCGGCGTTCTCGACGGTCAGCCACACGCCGTAGGCATCGCCGACTTCGACCTTCCTTGCGAGAACGTGCTCCGGCAGATCGCCGCTGACGCCTTCGGCGCGGACGAAGAACACGCCTTCCTTCTGCGCGAGGCGATCGATGATCTGCTCGAGGTAGCTCTCGAGGAGCCCTTCGCGCAGCGCGCCGTAGAAAAGTACGACGACGAGAGCCGCCAATGCGGCGACACCGAGAACAAGACGCAGCACGAACCTCAGCGCGCGCATCAGAACGCCTGCCCGAGGCTGATGTAGAGCTGGAAGATGCTGTCGCTCGGCCGCGGATTGACCGGAAATCCGAAATCGAGACGGATCGGCCCGGCCACGGTGAAATAGCGGAAGCCGAGCCCGGCGGCCCACTGGATGTCATCCTGGAAATCCGGATAGCTCGGCTCGTAGATGCCGGCTCCTTCGAAGAACGGAACGATGCCGATCGTCTTGGTGACCTTCCAGCGCAGCTCGGTTCCGACCTGCAGCAGGGATCGTCCTCCGAGCGGACGGTACTTGTGCTTGTCGCTGCCGCCTCCGTCGACCCGGCAGTGCCCCTCGGCATCGAAGTTATTGATGTCGCACAGGGGGCCGACGTACTGGAACTGATAGCCGCGCACCGAGTCGCCGCCGCCCGCATAGAGCCGCTTGTCGGCCGGCGTATCGTTGCGCTCCGGTCCGATCACCGAACCGAGTGACACCCTGCTCGCCCACACGTACCTGTGCTTCTCGTCGATCGGGATGTAGATGCTCTCCGTCACGCGCAGCGCAAGCATCAGCACCTTGTCGCCGAGCACGCTGAAGTACGGCGACATGCTGGCGAGCGTGCGATGGCCGCGGCTCGGATCCAGAAGGTTGTCGCTGCCGTCGTAGCGAAGCCCGAGCGGGATGCCGAGCAGCGTGAACTGCTTGGTCTCGGCGTGCCCCTTCTCGTTGCGGTCTGCCTGGCTCTGCACGTCCGACTGCTCGACCAGCAGGCCGGCGGTGCCGACGAAATGCTTGCGGACCGCGCGCTCGAGACCGACCGATGCGCTCAGCGCATAGCGGTCATACGCCGGCGGCTTGTCCGCATCGGCCTTGGCTTCGAGCAGAAGACTCTGTCCGACGCGGTACCAGTCGGGCTTGCGGTAGGAGATTCCGCCGGTCGCGATCTGTTCGCTGTACTCCGCCTCGGTGCGCAGCTTTTCCGCGCCGCCGCGCACGTTGCGGTCTTCCCAGAACACGCGTCCGCCGGGGCCGTCGGCCGAAGAGTACTTCAGGCCGGCGCCGATCGTGTGCATCTTCCCTTCGGCGACGAGGATGTGAATCGGCGCCTCTCCGTCCGGCCCGACGTCACCGCGCTTTCCCCACGTCAGCGTAATCGCCGAGAACACTCCGGTCGAAAACAGGTCCTTTCTGGTTTCCTCGATCCTCGAAGGCGAGAACGGATCGCCGCGCGCGAACTTGAGCCGGCGCCGGACGAGATCCTCCTTGACGGTCTTCAATCCTTCGACGGTGACCTCGCCGAACTTCGCGTGCGGCCCCGCGTCCACGCGCAGGTGGATCTCCATCGTGCGCGCGAGGCGATCGATGCGCACTTCACGCAGCGGGAGCTCGGCGAATGGATAGCCGTCGGTCGCAAGCGCAACGATCAGGCGCGACTCGGCCGCGAGCACAGTCTCGGCAAGTGCCGGCTCTCCGACGGCAAGCCCGAGCGAGCTGCCCGCGTCGGGGGCGGAAAGACTGGCGGCGTCCGAAGGGATGCCCTCGATGTCGACGCGCGAGATCTTGTAGCGCTCGCCGCGCGTGACGCGCATCTCGACGATCGCCGGCTTCTTGCTCGAATCGATGTGCCAGAGGACGGTTCCGTCATAGAAGCCGCGCGAGCGCAGCACGCGAAGATAAATGTCGCGGTCGGCCTGCGTGCGCCGCCTGAGGCCCTGCAGCGTGCCGGGCGGTTCGTACTTCTTCGAGAACAGCACGGAGGACGCCTTCAGCCGCTCCTCGAGCTCGCCGCCGACGCCGACGATCCTGACGTCGTACGCGTAACCGGGACCGTACGTGAGACCGAACGGCGCGAGCGTCTTCGAGACCGTGCTGCATCCACCCACGCCGAGCGCCAGAGGGACGACCAGCAGCGGAAGCACCCGCAGCATCCCGAGCGCAACGCGACCGGGCGTTCGCAAACGCGATGCGTAGCCAGGCGTTGACAACAGCGAGGCGTAGCCGAGCGTCGAAATGTCCGCTTTCCTCGTCCCGATTCAGGCGCGGCCGACCAGCTCATGCATGCGCGCGGTGACACCCTTGTAGTCCATCTTGCCCGACGGCGAGCGACCCAGACTGTCGACGGCAAACACGCGCCGCGGAACCTTGTACGCGGCGAGATGCTCGCGCACGTGATCGCGAAGCTCGGCCTCGCCGGCGGACCCGCCGGGCCTCAGCACGACGAGCGAATGGATCGCCTGGCCCCAGTGCGGATCGGAAAGCCCGACGGTCGCCGCGTCCTCGACGTCGGGATGGCGCTTGAGCACCTCTTCGACCTCCTCGGGAAACACCTTTTCGCCGCCGGTATTGATGCACGCCGATCCGCGGCCGAGAAGCCTCAGCGTTCCGTCGGTCTCCACCGTCGCAAAGTCGCCGGGCATCGAGTAGCGAACGCCGCCGATCGTGCGGAACGTCTTCGCGGTCTTCTCGGGATCCTTGTAGTAGCCGACCGGAATCGGACCGCTGCGCGCAACCAGCCCGCGCTCACCGCTTCCCGGCGCAACCTCGCGTCCGTCCTCGGTGATCACCTTGACGCGGTCGCCGACTTTGAACGACGCAGTCTCGACTTCGATGCCCACGCCCATCACCGATGCACCGAGCCCGGTGGCCTCGGAGGACCCGAGCGAATCGAACAGCAGCATCTGCGGATGATGCGCGAGCAGCGCCTTCTTGAGCTCGATCGACCACATCACGCCGGACGAAATGATCAGCCGCAGGCTCGACAGATCGTACGCCTTTTCGTCGAGCGCCTGCACCATCGGACGCGCGAACACGTCGCCGACGATCGCGATCGCACTGACCTCGTGACGCTCGACCGCCGACCACAGCGCGTGTGCGCGAAACGTGCGCGAGTCGACGGTCACGACGCTGCCGCCGTTCATCAGCGCATTGATTGCCGTGAACAGGCCGGTGCCGTGCATGACCGGACACGCGGGAAGCAGACGCTGCTTGTTGGTTCCCGCGATGACGTTGGCGACGTGCTCGGCAAGCGTCGCGGGACGCCCGGCCGCGCTCAGCGGATCGGCTCCGCCTCCGAGCGTGCGGAACACGTCCTCCTGCCGCCACATCACGCCTTTCGGCATGCCGGTGGTCCCGCCGGTATAGAGCAGCAACAGGTCGTCCGGGCTGCGTTCGATCTCGAGAGGATCGGACGGCCCCGCCACCAGCGCGTCGTAATCGAGCGCTCCTTCGCAGGCAGCTCCTCCATCTTCGAGACGGACCAGCATGCGAAGCGCCGGCAGGCGTGCTGCAAGCCGCGCGGCGTTTTCGGCGAAGATTCCTTCGAACACGAGCACCACCGCGTCGCTGTTGTCGAGAAGGTACAGCAGCTCTTCGTCGCGGTACCGGTAGTTCACGTTGACCGGCACCAGCCTTGCCTTGAAGCATGCGGCGACGGCCTCGAGCCACTCGGGCCGGTTGTAAGCGTAGATGGCGACCTTGTCGCCGGGCTTCGCGCCACCGTCGACGAAAGCCCGGGCAAGCGCGTTGGTGCGCCGGTCGACTTCTCTCCATGAAAGGATCCGCGCGCTGCCGTCGGCCGACGAGTGCACGAGCGCCGGCTCTTCGCCGAGGACCGGTCCGATCGCACTGAGAATGTCGCCGATGTTCCAGCTGCTCATGATCGCCCCTTCCTCGTCGCTCTGGTCTGACGGCTTTTGCAGCGGTTGCCGTCCCCCCGCCTTGGGAGGCGATCCCGTCAGGACAGGACCCGCAATCGTGCGAAATCTTTCCTCTTCTCCGAGACCGGACGGGTTCGTAGCACGCGTGCCGCGCGTCAAAAAGTCGCCGCCCCGGCGCCGCGGCGATCGACGAACAGCCGCAAGCCGTTTCCTGGGTTGCTGCGCCCGCTCCCTTGTAGCAACTAGGGTGGCAACTTGCTTGGGCCTGGCGCGGGACGGGCCAAGGGGACTCTCTTCTGATGACGGCTACCACGAGCCTCGAGTACATCGGGCACAGCGGGCTGGCGGTTCGCCATGCCGGCAAACTGCTGCTCTGCGACCCATGGATGTCGCGGAGGGGCACCTACAACGCGAGCTGGTTCCAGTACCCGCAGTACGAGGGCGATCTTGCCGCGCTCGCGGCGCCGGACGCGGTCTACATCTCGCATGAGCACCCGGACCACTACGATCCGGAGTTCATCGCGGGCATCGACCGCAGCGTCCCCATCCTGACCGGACGTGCGCACAAGAAGCGCCTGGTCTCACGTCTTCGCCGGCTCGGATTCCAGACCATCGTCGAGCTCGACAACTTCGAGGCGTTCGAGCTTGCTCCGGGATTCACGATCAAAATTTCGACGCCGACGTTCCACTGCCCGCCGCACTGGTTCGATTCGTGCGCGCTGCTCGAGCTCGCAGGCCACAAGATCCTCAACCTGAACGACTGCAACCTCGCGCTGCCGGTCGCCGACATCCGCGCCGAAGGCATCGACGTGCTGCTCGCGCAGGCGACTCCGGCGATCTGGTATCCGCTCGTGTACACGACCTACGACGACGAGCGGAAGAAAGTGCTCGCGGGGCAGCGTCGCGAGTCGGCGATCAGCTCGTTCGTCTCGTCCGCCAAGGCGATCCAGCCGCGACTTGCCATTCCGTTCGCCGGACCGCCGTGCTTCTTCGATCCTGAGCTCGCCGGGTACTTCTTCGGCCCCGACAGCATGTTTCCGACGCCGCCGGTCGCAGCCGAGCGTCTGGCAAAGGAAACCGAGATCCCGGGCATGATCCTGAAGCCCGGCGACAGGCTCATCATCGGCGAACGCGGCGCAGCGGACGAGTTCCGCCTCGAAGCCTGCACGGCGTACGCCGGCTTCGATT
The genomic region above belongs to Candidatus Limnocylindrales bacterium and contains:
- a CDS encoding translocation/assembly module TamB domain-containing protein; this encodes MRALRFVLRLVLGVAALAALVVVLFYGALREGLLESYLEQIIDRLAQKEGVFFVRAEGVSGDLPEHVLARKVEVGDAYGVWLTVENAEATWHPFDLFHAFDLVKWRIRVEDIHAGRVQWTRLPRDGPNEIDTPFRWDRFIRLIIGHLLVDDFELSGSILGGSQADFRVEGGGVLGEWDHGSVKLDIAHVDNRTGSARVDLSTHGSPLEIAGTIHAEEGPGGALAALARLKDSGSVTLSVEGSGPMRDWHAKADVTASNIGVLRAGTSLAFNAEGPFVVDGTFDPVPAQRKKYLVGDGAPMTLHAKGAWAPDVELRIEQALLSADRRNLVADGRLDLATKEFRVGGRLVHEREGEPVHLTLFDLSSASLDGHGVLTDGGSLEATLDIADARKLDAASENVHAIFRAKDPQGDGVPGFELSVDAKRLELNDAVMPLLGSDAHLAAAGKIDIDRGTITTPRLVVDGNELSIEGPFAITEDWSGMTTSLRADASTLRSLSDLYRTSISGSATAQIDAEMKSGWEETRVHASASASDVTVGESGWNALIGGATSLRLDLTSVGDGAAHGEVELHSIGISATAKGDVATDGKTLSADAHVTMENLSRLSDPARAAIAGRLEATATARGTRDRFGVVASVTGSRVSYEGIHFDSLSADVNADGLPDTWSATVRSKGRYGQLDAALDANVSMPSDNRLLLRNVALRGPRTTGSAELDIDLARRAASGTVVLSSQDLSLWRPMTGTAIGGAIDLDATLAATGSSPATAVQQVSGRASVKNGSFLAGGTEVFVDVLDATADGVEISATPRGTARVHLSRTRYGTRNLVDGLVTAVGNGREWNVETTADVRNGEKVKLSAAATIAGGASLTAGSAIDATLTRTDASVDDHALKLEQPARIRIERGGDAWSIDPLVVVLEKDGHVRGRLARASGTTRVDAEIAKLPLSLVSAFIPDLDLAGTVDGKVQLEGPSVVLSRGEISLHGHDVASTGLEAEGVEPVDLEAALRLGDGRIAGSASVAGLTETRLRLSVDAPLVSTSSAAPVVVDLEWKGSIAEVAALLPIGEDTVSGRVDADLRLSGSVAAPRVTGRAVLDGAVWENATSGLVLRDMHAELEGAGTSIQLRQLDATDGEKGKVHATGGIRFEGFPKFDSTMNIEATGAILSRLDLLTTKADATLTVKASRPAELNASVEGSITGKVRIVDARVEIPQHLVADVPELDVIEVDTTAGDAIRQLPLPKRVALDLDIEVTGDNRIYVTGRGLESEWSSDVHIRGTSVDPRAQGNVTSVRGQLSLLGKRFDVTSATLHFDGERGNVPWLQMTARAEANDITAIAEVSGPATHPTIELRSEPSLPRDEVLSRLLFGQSAATLTPLQSVALARSIAELTGSPLAGGSGVLSNIGRTLGFDRLDIGSGNTGETALMAGRYLTDNVYLRVQQGLTPDASKLSLEWRVWKHITIESDVSQDAQGEAGVTWHWDY
- a CDS encoding BamA/TamA family outer membrane protein, translated to MRTPGRVALGMLRVLPLLVVPLALGVGGCSTVSKTLAPFGLTYGPGYAYDVRIVGVGGELEERLKASSVLFSKKYEPPGTLQGLRRRTQADRDIYLRVLRSRGFYDGTVLWHIDSSKKPAIVEMRVTRGERYKISRVDIEGIPSDAASLSAPDAGSSLGLAVGEPALAETVLAAESRLIVALATDGYPFAELPLREVRIDRLARTMEIHLRVDAGPHAKFGEVTVEGLKTVKEDLVRRRLKFARGDPFSPSRIEETRKDLFSTGVFSAITLTWGKRGDVGPDGEAPIHILVAEGKMHTIGAGLKYSSADGPGGRVFWEDRNVRGGAEKLRTEAEYSEQIATGGISYRKPDWYRVGQSLLLEAKADADKPPAYDRYALSASVGLERAVRKHFVGTAGLLVEQSDVQSQADRNEKGHAETKQFTLLGIPLGLRYDGSDNLLDPSRGHRTLASMSPYFSVLGDKVLMLALRVTESIYIPIDEKHRYVWASRVSLGSVIGPERNDTPADKRLYAGGGDSVRGYQFQYVGPLCDINNFDAEGHCRVDGGGSDKHKYRPLGGRSLLQVGTELRWKVTKTIGIVPFFEGAGIYEPSYPDFQDDIQWAAGLGFRYFTVAGPIRLDFGFPVNPRPSDSIFQLYISLGQAF
- a CDS encoding acyl-CoA synthetase encodes the protein MSSWNIGDILSAIGPVLGEEPALVHSSADGSARILSWREVDRRTNALARAFVDGGAKPGDKVAIYAYNRPEWLEAVAACFKARLVPVNVNYRYRDEELLYLLDNSDAVVLVFEGIFAENAARLAARLPALRMLVRLEDGGAACEGALDYDALVAGPSDPLEIERSPDDLLLLYTGGTTGMPKGVMWRQEDVFRTLGGGADPLSAAGRPATLAEHVANVIAGTNKQRLLPACPVMHGTGLFTAINALMNGGSVVTVDSRTFRAHALWSAVERHEVSAIAIVGDVFARPMVQALDEKAYDLSSLRLIISSGVMWSIELKKALLAHHPQMLLFDSLGSSEATGLGASVMGVGIEVETASFKVGDRVKVITEDGREVAPGSGERGLVARSGPIPVGYYKDPEKTAKTFRTIGGVRYSMPGDFATVETDGTLRLLGRGSACINTGGEKVFPEEVEEVLKRHPDVEDAATVGLSDPHWGQAIHSLVVLRPGGSAGEAELRDHVREHLAAYKVPRRVFAVDSLGRSPSGKMDYKGVTARMHELVGRA
- a CDS encoding MBL fold metallo-hydrolase; the protein is MTATTSLEYIGHSGLAVRHAGKLLLCDPWMSRRGTYNASWFQYPQYEGDLAALAAPDAVYISHEHPDHYDPEFIAGIDRSVPILTGRAHKKRLVSRLRRLGFQTIVELDNFEAFELAPGFTIKISTPTFHCPPHWFDSCALLELAGHKILNLNDCNLALPVADIRAEGIDVLLAQATPAIWYPLVYTTYDDERKKVLAGQRRESAISSFVSSAKAIQPRLAIPFAGPPCFFDPELAGYFFGPDSMFPTPPVAAERLAKETEIPGMILKPGDRLIIGERGAADEFRLEACTAYAGFDYERDRASYYDTHRARNEEIVRDVLAAIPPAGPGLFERFRRHFLPFLKGHPYFVEHIGIRVLFRVSGDHGGDWVVDFRREPKPELVYALDGEPCQYEFDMTSQLLDQIMRDELSWEDAFLSLRFRAHRDPDRYNQHLFTLFKMSDSRALNAIQKVETADRAHDTFVLEHAGRSYEVQRWCPHGGSDLSEADVEDGQVVCPGHHWRFSLSDGVCTNAAGRIHVRELDETGELGGSDHQKKPTPRAAGAKA